The following DNA comes from Halarsenatibacter silvermanii.
AGGTTATGAACCGATCAGGGGAACCTATCAAGCACAGGATAAAATGCCCGTAATTGACATAGATAGTGAGACCGGGATGCCTGAAGATTTCGTAGAGGATTCACCCGTTTTTGCTTCAGTTCCTAAAACCGCCTGTACTGACCATGGTGGTTTTGTTCTCGATGAACCCGAGCTAAGAACGGCAGGTCAGCAGGAAGGTATCCAGCCCGAAGAAGATCAGGAAGTCCCGGCGGATATCGGTATGGAGCCCAACGGCGAAGGAGTAGCTGCGGCAGAAACAGAAGAGGAAACAGCGGATGATGAGAGAGACTGGACTATAGAGGAACTGCTGGAAAATTTAAACAATGAAGACGATGTTGAAGAAGAAGACCTTGAAGATGAGACAGTAACACAGGAAGAGCTGGCAGAGGAAGAGGCTTCTGAAGACGATGAAGAAGAAAGAGATGAAAGAATAGATCGAATTCTGGAAATGCTGCAGTCTGATGAGGAGAATGGGGAGTCAGAACAGGAGGAGAAACCCGATGATGAGTCTGAAGAAGAATAAAAATACTCCTGCAGATTTTTTCACTGCAGCTTGATTATGGTTACTCCCATTCCCCCTTCTCCCTCTTTACCTCCCCTGTATTTTTTTACATGTTTATGTGAATCAGCTGCTTCTCTGACGGCTTCTCTTAAAGCTCCACTTCCCTTGCCGTGAATTACCTCCACCTCATTAAGACCGGCTAAAAAGGCATCGTCCAGATATTTTCTCAGTTTGCGCTGAGCTTCCTGATATCTATCCCCCCTCAGATCAAGCGAAGGGGATATCGAATCGCTCTTTTTCACCTGATATTTTTTAACATTGCTTTCAGCGGTACTTTTTTCCCGGACAGGAGTAAGGTCGGCTAAATCAGCGGTGATCTGCATCACGCCGGCCTGGACTTCAGCCTTCTGGTCATCTTCATCTATCGAAATTATCTCGCCTTCTTTGCCCACACTTTTTATCTTCACTTTATCGCCGCTGGAAAAGTCAGCTTCCGGCTCTTTTTCGGTGCTCTTTTCATCTTGAGAAAAGTAATTTTTTAGTTCTTTGAGTTCAAGATTGAGCTGAGTCTCGAATTTATCGACCTGCCTTTTATCTGTAAAATCACTGTTTTTAAGCTCTGAGATGATCTCTTTGCTGCGGGTTCTCAACCTCTTCAAATCTCTTTTCGCTTTCCCTCTGGTCTCTTCAATAATTTCCTGCTTTTTTTCTTCCAGCTCTTTTTCCCTGGCAGCAAGCTCTTCTTCTCTCCTATCCAGTCTGGCCTGCTTTTTTTCGAGTTCGGAATTTAATTCTTCAAACCTCTGCCTCTCCTCATTCAATTCACGGATTATCTCTTCAACCGCAAGTTCGTCTTTTTCCAGCAGTGATCTGGCTTCTTTTATCAATCTTTCGGGCAACCCCAGCCTTAAGGCAATCTCAAATGCATTGCTCCCCCCCGGTATCCCCATTATGAGGCGATAGGTGGGGCTTAAAGTTTCGACATCGAACTCGACCGAAGCATTCTCAACATTTTCGGTGGTAAAAGCATAACTTTTCAGCTGACTGTAATGGGTTGTGGCCACGCTGACAGCAGCGCGCGATTTGAACTCCTCCAAAATTGAGATAGCCAGAGCAGCACCTTCTCTGGGGTCAGTTCCCACTCCTATTTCATCGAGCAGGACCAGAGATTCGCTGCCGGCCTGCTTTAAGAATGTTCTTATATTATTCATATGAGAGGAAAAGGTGCTCAAATTCTGTTCGATACTTTGTTCGTCCCCTATATCAGCGAAAACATTGTTAAAAATAGATATTTTGCTGCCGTCCTCTGCAGGAAGAGGGACCCCGGCAGAGGTTAAAACCACAAATAAACCCAGAGTTTTCAATGATACCGTCTTTCCCCCGGTATTGGGCCCGGTGATTACCAGAGTGTTAAAACCATCTCCCACCTCAATATCTATGGGCACGGCCTCATCGCCCAGCAGAGGATGTCTCCCCTGTTTTATATCAATTATCCCCTTTTCATTGATCCGGGGAACAGTCCCATCCCAGTCTTCCATAAAGCCCCCACGGGCAAAACAGTCGTCCAGCTTTATCAATAGTCTGTAATTCTGCCTTATCACCGCGGCTTCCTGGCCTATTTTAAAACTTAATTCCTGCAATATTCTATGAATTTCTTCCTCTTCCTGCTGTCGGAGCTCGCGGAGTTTGTTGTTCAATTCCACAACGGCCATCGGCTCCATAAATACGGTCATACCGCTGGAAGAACGCCCATGGATTATTCCAGAGAAAGTGTTGCGATGTTCCTGTTTGACCGGCACCACATATCTATTTTCACGACGGGTTATAACATCATCCTGCAGCAGGTCTCGTTCTTTCTTGATCGTTCTGTTTAATTGATTTTTGATCTCCCTTTCGGTCCTATCCATCGATTTTCTAATCTCTCTTAATCTGGAACTGGCCGTATTTTTTATCTCATTTTTATCATCGATCACCTTATCAATTTCTTTTCTCAACCCGGGAAGAGATTCCAGCTGTTCGCTGTAATTCTGTAAAGGTCCTTCCAGGAGTCTGCTTTCAGCGCTTTGACTTTCCTGCTGTTCGGTGCAGATATCAGAAAAGAAGTCAGCCGTGTTGACAGAAGAACGAAGAACACCGTCGATACTGCTGATCTCTTCGGGGTTTAAAACCAGTTCCTTATTAGCTTTCATAACCAGATCTTCGAGATTTTCCGGAGCCAGAAGAGGCGGTCTTCCTTTCTCATCAAGTATATGAGATGCCTGTTCAGCTTCCAGAAGTCTGCGTTCTATTTCATCTCTGTATTTTAAAGGTCTTAAAGAATCAATCCTTTTCTGTCCCGGTTCAGTCCCGGCATAATCTTTGACTATATCTTTTATTTTGGAAAACTCGAGCATTTCCAGGCTCTGCTCGTGAGCCTTTTGCAGGGCCAAAACTTATATCCTCCTTTGAGAGACAAAATCTTTAAATTCTGTCAGACTGTACGTGTTTATTATATCATTTTTATCCAGCCAGCCTCTTCGTCCCACGTTTATACCATAAATCATATTTTCATATTCTCCGGTACGATGAGCATCGGTATTGATGGCCATTTTAACCCCTTTTTCTCCCGCCAGACGGGCATAATTATCATCCAGATCCAATCGAGAAGGAAAGGAGTTGATTTCCAGGCAGGTCCGATTGCTGGCTGCTGATTCAATAACAGCTTCCATGTCAACGCTATAAGCTTCACGGCTTTTCAGCAGCCTGCCCTGAGGATGGCCTATTATATCGACCAGGGGGTTTTCTACAGCTTTTATTATTCTTTCAGTCATTTCGAGTTCGGTCTGGTTAAAACCGCTGTGCACAGAAGCTATGACCAGGTCGAGTTCGGCCAGAACTTCCCTCGAATAATCCAGCTCTCCAGAAGGAAGTATATCAGCCTCGGTTCCTTTAAAAACCTCGATCTCTTCATATTTTTCATTCATCTCCTCAATGATTTCAGCCTGCCGGGCCAGCTCCTCCGGAGTTAGACCATCAGCTATCCTCAAGGAAACCGAATGATCTGTTATAGCCAGGTAATCATAACCCCTGGCAATTGCTCCCTGAACCATTTCTTCCAGGTTCTGACTTCCATCGCTGAAATTTGTATGAACGTGTAGGTCTCCTTTTATATCCTTTAGACCCGGACTTTCGGGCAATTCCCCACAGACAGCAGCTTCGGTCTCCCCCTGCCCCTCTCTCAGTTCCGGAATTATATACGGCAAATCCAGTGCTCTATAAATATCCTGTTCTTCTTTTATATCGATCTCATCGGAACAGCAAAAAATACCGTCAGTATCAGAATCAAAACCCTGAGTTTTAGCTTTCTGCCTCAAATTTTCCAGATGTAGATCAGAACCAGTGAACATAAGAAGAGCCCAGGGCAAATCCGCAGGGGAGACCAAAAATATATCGAGCTGAAGCCCATCATTCAATCTGCATTCGAGAATCT
Coding sequences within:
- a CDS encoding endonuclease MutS2; this encodes MALQKAHEQSLEMLEFSKIKDIVKDYAGTEPGQKRIDSLRPLKYRDEIERRLLEAEQASHILDEKGRPPLLAPENLEDLVMKANKELVLNPEEISSIDGVLRSSVNTADFFSDICTEQQESQSAESRLLEGPLQNYSEQLESLPGLRKEIDKVIDDKNEIKNTASSRLREIRKSMDRTEREIKNQLNRTIKKERDLLQDDVITRRENRYVVPVKQEHRNTFSGIIHGRSSSGMTVFMEPMAVVELNNKLRELRQQEEEEIHRILQELSFKIGQEAAVIRQNYRLLIKLDDCFARGGFMEDWDGTVPRINEKGIIDIKQGRHPLLGDEAVPIDIEVGDGFNTLVITGPNTGGKTVSLKTLGLFVVLTSAGVPLPAEDGSKISIFNNVFADIGDEQSIEQNLSTFSSHMNNIRTFLKQAGSESLVLLDEIGVGTDPREGAALAISILEEFKSRAAVSVATTHYSQLKSYAFTTENVENASVEFDVETLSPTYRLIMGIPGGSNAFEIALRLGLPERLIKEARSLLEKDELAVEEIIRELNEERQRFEELNSELEKKQARLDRREEELAAREKELEEKKQEIIEETRGKAKRDLKRLRTRSKEIISELKNSDFTDKRQVDKFETQLNLELKELKNYFSQDEKSTEKEPEADFSSGDKVKIKSVGKEGEIISIDEDDQKAEVQAGVMQITADLADLTPVREKSTAESNVKKYQVKKSDSISPSLDLRGDRYQEAQRKLRKYLDDAFLAGLNEVEVIHGKGSGALREAVREAADSHKHVKKYRGGKEGEGGMGVTIIKLQ
- the polX gene encoding DNA polymerase/3'-5' exonuclease PolX, producing the protein MEISARDISQILSELADLMEIKGDNQYRISAYERAARSLRSLEEDFEELYRSDRLTEISGVGEGIAATIKEIVEEGSLQDLEELKRELPDGIIDLLQIPGLGPKRAHKLFYELQIGNVRDLKNALEDGAIRDLSGFGEKLEKKIAEGLRRYREYQKYISIDEAEDFYSGIKQFLDSTSVEIEEVFPAGSLRRKKELLKDVDMVVSVDSADQKELHLELETWRRIDEVERSRTSERFNNAQILECRLNDGLQLDIFLVSPADLPWALLMFTGSDLHLENLRQKAKTQGFDSDTDGIFCCSDEIDIKEEQDIYRALDLPYIIPELREGQGETEAAVCGELPESPGLKDIKGDLHVHTNFSDGSQNLEEMVQGAIARGYDYLAITDHSVSLRIADGLTPEELARQAEIIEEMNEKYEEIEVFKGTEADILPSGELDYSREVLAELDLVIASVHSGFNQTELEMTERIIKAVENPLVDIIGHPQGRLLKSREAYSVDMEAVIESAASNRTCLEINSFPSRLDLDDNYARLAGEKGVKMAINTDAHRTGEYENMIYGINVGRRGWLDKNDIINTYSLTEFKDFVSQRRI